From Bacillus basilensis, a single genomic window includes:
- a CDS encoding transcription repressor NadR yields MKQNDQKKILGEERRQLILQWLLAANEPLSGNELSKKTNVSRQVIVQDISLLKARNEPIIATAQGYLYLKPQEKQQAFERVIVCQHKPAEVRQELTMLVDHGVTIKDVKVEHPVYGDLTASIMVSNRFDVEQYLQKIENTNASYLSQLTDGIHLHTIEADSKEKLDAACEALDKAGFLVY; encoded by the coding sequence TTCAGTGGCTTCTTGCTGCAAATGAACCGTTATCGGGGAATGAACTATCTAAAAAGACGAACGTAAGTAGACAGGTTATTGTGCAAGATATTTCCTTGCTTAAAGCAAGAAACGAACCGATTATCGCGACTGCTCAAGGCTATTTATATTTAAAGCCACAAGAAAAGCAACAAGCTTTCGAACGCGTAATTGTATGCCAACATAAACCAGCAGAAGTACGTCAAGAACTTACAATGCTTGTTGACCACGGTGTTACGATTAAAGATGTAAAAGTTGAGCATCCTGTATACGGTGACTTAACAGCATCTATTATGGTAAGTAATCGCTTTGATGTAGAGCAATATTTACAAAAAATCGAAAACACAAATGCTTCCTATTTATCGCAATTAACAGATGGTATTCACTTACATACAATTGAAGCAGATTCAAAAGAAAAGTTAGATGCTGCTTGTGAGGCACTAGATAAAGCAGGGTTTCTCGTTTATTAA
- a CDS encoding MOSC domain-containing protein, with translation MGIELVHFSIGKPKQMKYNEDKEMITGICKELTEEAFLSKDGFIGDDVADLKHHGGPDRAVCVYSHEHYALWEEEFQTTLPASTFGENITVTNMLERDVCIGDTYQLGEAIIQVTQARVPCSTISKRLGIPGILPRIVATGFTGYLCRVLQEGTVRKDSKITLLDRPSNNVSVLFSNEIYFHNRKDKDGIEKILAVKELADIWRDQLEDRLAKLK, from the coding sequence ATGGGAATTGAACTCGTTCACTTTAGCATTGGCAAACCGAAACAAATGAAATATAACGAAGATAAAGAAATGATTACTGGTATATGTAAAGAGCTTACAGAAGAAGCTTTCCTCTCAAAAGATGGCTTCATTGGTGATGATGTAGCAGATTTAAAACACCATGGGGGACCTGATCGCGCCGTTTGTGTGTACTCACACGAGCATTACGCACTATGGGAAGAAGAATTTCAAACTACGCTTCCAGCTTCCACATTCGGTGAAAACATTACTGTAACAAATATGTTAGAGCGTGATGTTTGCATCGGAGATACATACCAACTAGGCGAAGCAATCATTCAAGTGACACAAGCAAGAGTACCTTGCAGCACTATTTCAAAACGTCTCGGTATTCCTGGCATACTGCCGCGCATTGTAGCAACTGGATTTACTGGCTACCTATGCCGCGTTCTTCAGGAAGGTACTGTACGTAAAGATTCTAAAATTACATTACTAGATCGTCCATCAAACAATGTATCTGTTTTATTCTCTAACGAAATTTATTTTCATAATAGAAAAGATAAAGATGGCATTGAAAAGATTCTTGCTGTAAAAGAGCTAGCCGATATTTGGCGTGATCAGTTAGAGGATCGTCTTGCGAAGTTAAAATAA
- the pheA gene encoding prephenate dehydratase, with translation MIRVGYLGPEATFTNMAVSRFFPEAEHVPYRTIPDCIDAAANGNVDYAVVPLENAIEGSVNITVDYLVHEQPLSIVGEITVPIQQHLLVHPQYAEVWEEVYAVHSHPHAIAQCHKFLNEELKGVTVRDMTSTSAAAQYVKEHPEEKIAAIANEAAAEKYGLTIVRRSIHTHKNNHTRFLVLHKKKKAVLPNNGENRGEKTTLMITLPADYAGALYQVLSAFAWRKLNLSKIESRPMKTGLGNYFFLIDVDKAYDDVLLPGVTMELEALGFSVTVLGSYSSYWL, from the coding sequence ATGATTCGAGTAGGATATTTAGGACCAGAAGCAACATTTACAAATATGGCGGTGAGTCGTTTTTTTCCGGAAGCAGAGCATGTACCGTATCGAACGATTCCAGACTGCATTGATGCAGCTGCAAATGGAAATGTAGATTATGCAGTGGTACCATTAGAAAACGCCATAGAAGGTTCAGTGAATATAACAGTTGATTATCTTGTGCATGAGCAACCACTTTCTATTGTAGGAGAAATTACAGTGCCAATTCAGCAACATTTACTTGTACATCCGCAGTATGCAGAAGTGTGGGAAGAAGTATATGCAGTGCACTCGCATCCACACGCTATTGCACAATGTCATAAGTTTTTAAATGAAGAATTAAAAGGGGTAACCGTCCGAGATATGACGTCAACAAGTGCCGCTGCGCAATATGTGAAAGAACATCCTGAAGAAAAAATTGCCGCCATTGCAAATGAAGCAGCTGCAGAAAAATACGGATTAACGATCGTAAGACGTAGCATTCATACGCATAAAAACAATCATACACGTTTCCTCGTTCTGCATAAGAAAAAGAAAGCTGTACTCCCAAATAACGGAGAAAACCGTGGAGAGAAGACGACGCTTATGATAACGTTACCTGCTGATTATGCAGGGGCACTATATCAAGTGTTATCAGCTTTCGCATGGAGAAAATTAAACTTATCAAAAATCGAATCACGCCCGATGAAAACGGGTCTTGGAAATTACTTTTTCTTAATCGATGTTGATAAAGCGTACGATGATGTATTGTTGCCAGGTGTAACGATGGAACTCGAAGCACTCGGCTTTTCTGTTACTGTGCTGGGGAGTTATTCTTCTTATTGGTTGTAA
- a CDS encoding ABC transporter permease: MNIRQLALQNIKGNWRNYKVFFLSSCFAIFASFAYMSVIVHPYMQETMWYQNVRWGLIICNVIIISFFVIFILYSTSIFIEARKKELGLYMLMGATKSNVIGVIMTEQILIGIFANIFGIGLGMIFLKLFFMVFSMLLQLPKELPVIFDVRAIGLTLVTYMVVFVVLSFISALRIWNIKIIRLLKEFRTDKKEKKTSMWLCIFGFICLGVGYTLALQAAMPTTIALYFFPVSILVFFGTYFSFTHGVAQVLEMIKRNKKIMYTYPYLFIVNQLSHRMKENGRFFFLMSMATTFVVTATGTVFLYFSGMQDMWRGGGVHSLSYIEKGISSHEVFAEGTVEHLLHQYGYDDFQYMSFVGVYASFQSNKGETEVAPLIKESEYNQEARKQKQKTYHPKKGTVTLVYYSKYNHPYIYDQKEIQLQVMNQTYSFVFNGQKEGVQFNYHPLHINGLFFVMNDEDFDGIANQIPDSEKMIYRGYTLPNIENTKELNEDLRKHMKQDNNAFRSNMELYVNMKAFGDITLFIGSFISILFFLTSCSIVYFKWFHNISTDRKQYGALSKLGMTKEEVWKISRWQLCMLFFAPIIVGSMHSAVALYTFHNTIFMDGSLRKVGLFILFYMAACIIYFFFAQREYRKHLD; the protein is encoded by the coding sequence ATGAACATTCGGCAACTAGCGCTGCAAAATATAAAAGGAAATTGGCGTAATTATAAAGTATTTTTCTTAAGTAGTTGTTTTGCAATATTTGCGTCTTTTGCATACATGTCTGTTATTGTACATCCGTATATGCAGGAGACGATGTGGTATCAAAACGTACGCTGGGGACTGATCATATGTAATGTTATTATCATTTCTTTTTTCGTCATATTTATTTTGTACTCTACTTCTATTTTCATAGAGGCACGTAAGAAAGAATTAGGATTATATATGTTAATGGGAGCAACGAAATCTAACGTAATTGGCGTAATTATGACCGAGCAAATATTGATCGGGATATTTGCTAATATTTTCGGTATTGGGCTTGGTATGATCTTTTTAAAGCTCTTCTTCATGGTATTTAGTATGTTACTTCAACTTCCGAAAGAACTCCCTGTCATTTTTGACGTGAGAGCAATTGGATTAACGCTTGTTACATATATGGTCGTATTTGTTGTCTTATCTTTTATAAGTGCTTTACGTATATGGAATATAAAAATCATTCGGTTATTGAAAGAATTTCGAACAGATAAAAAAGAGAAGAAAACATCAATGTGGCTTTGTATATTCGGCTTTATTTGTTTAGGAGTAGGATATACGTTAGCGTTACAAGCGGCGATGCCGACGACGATAGCGTTATACTTTTTTCCAGTGTCTATACTTGTCTTTTTCGGAACATACTTTTCTTTTACACACGGAGTTGCCCAAGTATTAGAAATGATAAAACGAAATAAAAAGATTATGTATACATATCCGTATTTATTTATAGTGAATCAATTGTCACATCGAATGAAGGAAAATGGTCGTTTTTTCTTTCTCATGTCAATGGCAACGACGTTTGTAGTTACGGCAACAGGTACGGTGTTCTTATATTTTTCTGGTATGCAAGATATGTGGCGGGGCGGAGGAGTGCACTCACTTTCTTACATAGAAAAAGGTATTTCTTCTCATGAAGTCTTTGCGGAAGGTACGGTTGAACATTTATTGCACCAATATGGATATGATGATTTTCAATATATGAGTTTTGTTGGAGTGTATGCATCTTTTCAGTCCAATAAGGGAGAAACAGAAGTAGCGCCGCTTATAAAGGAAAGTGAATACAATCAAGAGGCAAGAAAACAAAAACAGAAAACGTATCATCCTAAAAAAGGAACAGTTACGCTTGTTTATTATAGTAAATACAATCATCCGTATATATATGATCAAAAAGAGATTCAACTACAAGTAATGAATCAAACTTATTCATTCGTATTTAACGGTCAAAAGGAAGGGGTACAATTTAACTATCATCCTTTGCACATTAATGGTCTGTTCTTCGTCATGAATGATGAAGACTTTGACGGTATAGCAAATCAGATTCCTGATTCTGAAAAAATGATATATAGAGGCTATACATTACCAAATATCGAAAATACGAAAGAATTAAATGAAGATTTACGGAAACATATGAAACAAGATAATAATGCATTTCGAAGTAATATGGAACTCTATGTGAATATGAAAGCGTTCGGTGATATTACGCTATTTATAGGCTCATTCATTAGTATATTATTTTTCCTTACATCATGTAGTATCGTATATTTTAAATGGTTTCATAATATTTCAACGGATAGAAAGCAGTACGGGGCACTCTCTAAACTGGGAATGACGAAGGAAGAAGTATGGAAGATTTCTCGCTGGCAATTATGTATGCTATTTTTTGCGCCAATTATAGTAGGGAGTATGCATAGTGCAGTTGCGTTATATACGTTTCATAATACAATCTTTATGGATGGTTCATTAAGAAAAGTAGGCTTGTTTATTCTATTTTATATGGCTGCATGCATCATTTATTTCTTTTTTGCTCAAAGAGAATATAGAAAACATTTAGACTAG
- a CDS encoding ABC transporter permease, producing MNFRQLALNNVKGNWRNYKAFLISSCLSIVVFFMYASFIYHPDVVGGNISMRKMISKGLESMNYIVVIFSALFILYANSTFLRARKKEFGLLTLIGGTKSQLGRMIILEQLMLGSIAIVVGIGLGMLCSKLFFQALSVILKIDKTLPLVWNSKAVLITAGVYFILFLILSLFSVWTVGRLKIIDLLRGARKQKVEPFAFTWLCVVGIGCIIVAYVLSFQVTFMNFIILFLPIVGLTIGGTYLLFTQGSTVVLKALQKRKKSFYTYPNMFVLSNLIYKMKDNARFLFVISIITAVVSSAVGTLYVFFEDMSYKAVTSTPHAISYEEKGINTHNVIKEGKTKELIKKHGFEEAREVTYVKLPGTQKITMFNSEHEMPMAIVSEKEYNAEVRKQKREQVREVHNAPGSATMVIMDMANDMMKIDRTKPYEIKINGQTQSVQLNEPTSFSVFNDSEYLIVNEQDFEKYAKLVPDEEKTKYYGYYIEDWKSTEDLVLDLKKEVAPDKQEELNNSVFAYKNIRESGAITMFIGFFVAVLFFFFACSMTYFKWFNDKEQDRIQFKSLKRIGMTDKEIRKIAIRQMGVIFFIPILIGAIHSGFALHTLGKMLYIDLWKSGAIVIGTYFVASAIYFMIAQRGYLKHMQS from the coding sequence ATGAACTTTCGCCAGCTCGCGCTTAATAATGTAAAAGGAAATTGGCGTAATTATAAAGCGTTTCTGATAAGTAGTTGTTTATCGATAGTTGTATTTTTCATGTATGCTTCCTTCATTTATCATCCAGATGTTGTAGGCGGTAATATTAGTATGAGGAAGATGATTTCAAAAGGGTTAGAATCGATGAATTATATTGTAGTCATCTTCTCAGCACTCTTTATTTTATATGCAAATTCAACATTTTTGCGAGCAAGGAAAAAAGAGTTTGGTCTATTAACATTAATAGGCGGAACAAAATCTCAACTTGGCCGAATGATTATATTAGAGCAACTTATGTTAGGCAGTATTGCAATTGTAGTGGGTATTGGGCTTGGCATGCTTTGTTCAAAATTATTCTTCCAAGCATTAAGCGTAATATTGAAAATAGATAAAACACTACCACTCGTATGGAATAGTAAAGCAGTTTTGATTACAGCAGGTGTATACTTTATTCTATTTTTAATCTTATCATTGTTTAGCGTTTGGACAGTAGGACGCTTGAAAATTATTGATTTATTAAGAGGAGCAAGAAAACAAAAAGTAGAACCTTTTGCATTTACATGGTTATGTGTAGTTGGTATAGGATGTATTATTGTTGCATATGTACTTAGCTTCCAAGTAACATTTATGAATTTTATCATTCTGTTTTTACCGATTGTAGGGCTGACGATAGGCGGAACTTATTTGCTGTTTACACAAGGTAGTACAGTCGTATTAAAGGCGTTACAAAAACGAAAAAAATCTTTTTATACATATCCAAATATGTTCGTACTTAGCAATCTTATTTATAAAATGAAAGATAATGCTCGTTTTCTATTTGTAATTTCTATCATTACGGCGGTTGTATCTTCAGCAGTTGGTACGCTGTACGTATTTTTTGAGGATATGAGTTATAAGGCAGTAACTAGTACCCCGCATGCTATTTCGTATGAGGAAAAGGGAATAAATACGCATAATGTCATCAAAGAAGGAAAAACAAAAGAATTAATAAAAAAACACGGATTTGAAGAAGCGCGAGAAGTAACGTACGTAAAACTTCCTGGAACTCAAAAAATCACGATGTTTAACAGTGAACATGAGATGCCAATGGCGATTGTTTCAGAAAAAGAATATAACGCTGAAGTACGTAAACAAAAGAGAGAGCAAGTTAGAGAAGTTCATAATGCACCAGGTAGTGCAACGATGGTCATAATGGATATGGCGAACGATATGATGAAGATAGATCGTACGAAACCGTATGAAATTAAAATTAACGGACAAACGCAGTCTGTTCAATTAAATGAGCCAACTTCATTTTCTGTTTTTAATGATAGTGAATATCTCATTGTAAATGAGCAAGATTTTGAGAAATACGCAAAGCTCGTACCAGATGAAGAAAAGACGAAATATTACGGTTATTATATAGAAGACTGGAAAAGTACAGAAGACCTTGTGTTAGATTTAAAAAAGGAAGTTGCACCAGATAAGCAAGAGGAATTAAATAACTCGGTGTTCGCTTATAAAAATATAAGGGAATCAGGAGCAATTACAATGTTTATTGGTTTTTTTGTAGCTGTACTGTTCTTCTTCTTTGCTTGTAGTATGACGTACTTTAAATGGTTTAACGATAAAGAACAAGATCGTATTCAATTTAAATCGTTAAAGAGAATTGGTATGACGGATAAAGAAATTCGTAAAATTGCAATTCGACAAATGGGTGTTATCTTCTTTATCCCAATTTTAATCGGTGCCATTCATAGTGGATTTGCTCTTCATACGTTAGGGAAAATGCTTTATATTGATTTATGGAAATCAGGTGCGATTGTAATTGGAACGTACTTTGTAGCTTCTGCGATTTACTTTATGATTGCACAAAGAGGATATTTGAAACACATGCAAAGCTAG
- a CDS encoding ABC transporter ATP-binding protein — protein sequence MSVLEVKGLTKVYQSKGSVATTALNDINFKIEKGEFVGIMGPSGSGKTTLLNLLATIDKQTSGHVLVNGEEINQMRAAKLAEFRRTHLGFIFQDFNLLDTLSIKENIILPLVMAKKSVNEIDAKVLEIAKFLNIEGILNKKVYEVSGGQQQRAAAARAIIHEPTLILADEPTGNLDSKSAKSLMSALQDLHEQKKVTIAMVTHDPVAASYCERILFIRDGEIFSEIHKGRTKQAFFQEILDVLAMLGGEYHELSPARA from the coding sequence ATGAGTGTTCTTGAAGTAAAGGGATTAACGAAGGTGTATCAATCGAAAGGTTCAGTAGCGACGACTGCTTTGAACGATATAAATTTTAAAATAGAAAAAGGCGAATTTGTAGGAATTATGGGTCCTTCAGGAAGCGGGAAAACAACGCTTTTAAATTTATTAGCAACAATTGATAAGCAAACTTCAGGTCATGTGCTTGTAAATGGGGAAGAAATTAATCAAATGCGTGCTGCAAAATTAGCGGAGTTTCGCCGTACACATTTAGGATTTATTTTCCAAGATTTTAACTTACTTGATACGTTATCCATTAAAGAAAATATCATTTTACCACTTGTAATGGCGAAGAAATCTGTAAATGAAATCGATGCGAAAGTGCTTGAGATTGCGAAGTTTTTAAATATCGAAGGCATTTTAAATAAAAAAGTATATGAAGTATCAGGCGGACAGCAACAACGTGCAGCAGCTGCGAGAGCGATCATTCATGAACCGACGTTAATTTTAGCGGATGAGCCAACTGGAAACTTAGATTCAAAGTCGGCAAAATCATTAATGAGTGCGTTGCAAGACTTACATGAACAAAAGAAAGTGACAATTGCAATGGTAACGCATGATCCAGTAGCGGCGAGTTATTGCGAACGTATCCTTTTTATTCGTGATGGAGAGATTTTCTCAGAAATTCATAAAGGAAGAACGAAGCAAGCCTTTTTCCAAGAAATTCTGGACGTACTTGCGATGCTAGGAGGAGAATATCATGAACTTTCGCCAGCTCGCGCTTAA
- a CDS encoding HAMP domain-containing histidine kinase has product MKVKNYLMDRFSLILSYIVSLCLFGLVLQLQSLLEKRSIDWSTWLYGLLLGTVVFTVYLIYDYRKRSVFLKRIEKYVIGGNTLHDSLLIDTSYTAEQEMVVESFTLLRQQYMNEVHKQHAKEQQQMIFMNQWIHQMKTPVSVIELLLQKFGKEHREARVTVESIREENNRILNGLDLALHMARLEQFAKDYKVEVVNVIDIIRGIINENRKSFIQSSVFPKVMFEEDTCMVASDRKWLSIAIGQIVVNAIKYTKISEAEKKEIQFQIEEKDQKVLLHIKDNGIGIPEQDVKRIFDPFFTGINGRKTREATGMGLYITKEICDNLHHGIYVQSAEGEGTTFTFQFAKDEEYHTLMRKMTKL; this is encoded by the coding sequence ATGAAGGTTAAAAATTACCTCATGGATCGTTTTTCTTTAATTCTTTCTTATATTGTTAGCCTTTGTTTATTTGGGCTCGTTTTGCAGTTGCAAAGTCTTTTAGAAAAGCGATCTATTGATTGGAGTACATGGTTATACGGACTTTTATTAGGGACAGTTGTTTTTACTGTATATCTCATTTACGATTACCGAAAACGGAGTGTGTTTTTAAAGAGGATCGAAAAGTATGTTATTGGCGGAAATACATTACATGATTCCTTACTTATTGATACTTCTTATACGGCAGAGCAAGAGATGGTCGTTGAATCGTTTACGTTATTAAGACAGCAATATATGAATGAAGTTCATAAACAACATGCAAAAGAACAACAGCAAATGATATTTATGAATCAATGGATTCATCAAATGAAAACACCAGTATCTGTTATTGAATTACTATTACAGAAGTTTGGTAAAGAGCATCGTGAAGCGAGAGTAACAGTTGAAAGTATTCGTGAAGAAAATAACCGTATATTAAATGGTTTAGATTTAGCGTTACATATGGCAAGGTTAGAGCAGTTTGCGAAAGACTATAAAGTAGAAGTAGTAAATGTGATAGATATTATTAGGGGTATTATTAATGAAAATAGAAAGTCTTTCATTCAATCGTCTGTATTTCCGAAAGTGATGTTTGAAGAAGATACTTGTATGGTTGCCTCTGATAGAAAATGGCTAAGTATTGCTATAGGGCAAATTGTTGTAAATGCGATTAAGTATACAAAAATTTCGGAAGCAGAGAAAAAGGAAATTCAATTTCAAATTGAAGAGAAAGATCAAAAGGTATTATTACATATTAAGGACAATGGAATCGGTATTCCAGAGCAAGATGTAAAGCGTATATTTGATCCATTCTTTACGGGGATAAATGGCCGTAAAACGAGAGAAGCGACTGGAATGGGTTTATATATTACGAAGGAAATTTGCGATAATTTACATCACGGTATTTATGTACAATCGGCTGAAGGGGAAGGGACAACGTTCACGTTCCAATTTGCAAAAGATGAAGAATATCATACATTAATGAGAAAAATGACAAAACTGTAA
- a CDS encoding response regulator transcription factor, with amino-acid sequence MYKILIVEDDEKIAGILEEHLERYGYQSFRASDLRHIKDEFVKVNPHLVLLDINLPYFDGFYWCRQIRTVSNAPIIFVSARTGEMDQVMAIENGGDDYITKPFHLDIVMAKVKSALRRGYGEYASAAESDCLGVNGLLLFPSQHVVEWQGQQTELTKNEFYLLECLMKQANQYVTREELLEALWDEVAFVDDNTLTVNVKRVRKKLEELGIKNAIVTKRGYGYALLTEWGEGHEG; translated from the coding sequence ATGTATAAAATATTAATTGTAGAAGACGATGAAAAAATCGCAGGAATATTAGAAGAGCATTTAGAAAGGTATGGCTATCAATCATTTAGAGCAAGTGATTTACGACATATAAAGGATGAGTTTGTAAAAGTAAATCCACATCTCGTGTTACTTGATATTAATTTACCATATTTTGATGGATTTTATTGGTGTCGTCAAATTCGTACTGTATCGAATGCACCAATTATTTTTGTTTCTGCAAGAACAGGGGAAATGGATCAAGTAATGGCGATTGAGAATGGCGGAGATGATTACATTACGAAGCCATTCCATTTAGATATTGTAATGGCTAAGGTGAAAAGTGCACTTCGACGTGGGTATGGTGAGTATGCTTCTGCAGCAGAAAGTGATTGTTTAGGTGTAAATGGATTGTTGTTATTCCCATCGCAGCACGTTGTTGAGTGGCAAGGGCAACAAACAGAACTGACAAAAAATGAATTTTACTTATTAGAGTGTTTAATGAAACAAGCAAATCAATATGTAACGCGCGAAGAATTGTTAGAAGCCCTCTGGGATGAGGTAGCTTTTGTTGATGATAATACATTAACCGTAAATGTAAAACGTGTAAGGAAGAAACTAGAGGAGTTAGGCATTAAAAATGCAATTGTAACGAAACGTGGATATGGTTATGCGCTTCTTACAGAGTGGGGCGAAGGGCATGAAGGTTAA
- the obgE gene encoding GTPase ObgE, whose amino-acid sequence MFVDQVKIYVKGGDGGNGMVAYRREKYVPKGGPAGGDGGKGADVVFVVEEGLRTLMDFRYQRHFKADRGQHGMSKGQHGRKSEDLIVKVPPGTVVKDEKTGQILADLVTHEQTAVIARGGRGGRGNSRFATATNPAPEIAENGEPGQERDVILELKVLADVGLVGFPSVGKSTLLSVVSSARPKIAEYHFTTIVPNLGVVETGDNRSFVMADLPGLIEGAHAGVGLGHQFLRHIERTRVIVHVIDMSGLEGRDPYEDYVTINNELKEYNMRLTERPQVVVANKMDMPDAEENLQGFKEKVGDEVKIFPISAVTKQGVRDLLFEVANLLETTPEFPMYDVVDESEASVMYKFDAEALKFEITRESDGTFVISGYDIEKTFKMTDFSRDESIRRFARQMRGMGIDEALRARGAKDGDIVKILEYEFEFID is encoded by the coding sequence ATGTTTGTAGATCAGGTCAAGATATATGTAAAAGGCGGCGACGGTGGTAACGGAATGGTTGCGTATCGTCGTGAGAAGTATGTTCCTAAAGGTGGCCCAGCAGGTGGCGACGGTGGTAAAGGTGCAGATGTTGTTTTTGTTGTTGAGGAAGGGTTACGTACATTAATGGACTTCCGCTACCAACGTCATTTCAAAGCTGATCGCGGTCAGCATGGAATGAGTAAAGGTCAGCACGGACGTAAATCTGAAGATTTAATCGTAAAAGTTCCACCAGGAACAGTAGTAAAAGATGAAAAAACAGGTCAAATTCTTGCCGATTTAGTAACGCATGAACAAACAGCTGTAATCGCAAGAGGTGGCCGTGGTGGCCGTGGTAACTCACGTTTCGCAACAGCTACGAACCCAGCGCCAGAAATCGCTGAGAACGGGGAACCAGGTCAAGAGCGTGATGTCATTCTAGAACTTAAAGTACTAGCAGACGTTGGACTTGTTGGATTCCCAAGTGTAGGTAAATCTACATTATTATCTGTTGTATCATCAGCACGTCCGAAAATTGCAGAGTATCACTTTACAACAATCGTTCCGAATCTTGGTGTTGTTGAAACTGGTGATAACCGTAGCTTCGTTATGGCTGACCTTCCTGGACTAATTGAAGGCGCACATGCTGGCGTTGGACTTGGACACCAATTCTTACGCCATATCGAGCGTACACGTGTAATCGTGCATGTTATTGATATGTCTGGTTTAGAAGGCCGTGATCCATATGAAGATTACGTAACGATTAATAATGAATTAAAAGAATACAATATGCGTTTAACAGAGCGTCCACAAGTTGTTGTAGCAAACAAAATGGATATGCCAGATGCAGAAGAAAACTTACAAGGCTTTAAAGAGAAAGTGGGAGACGAAGTAAAAATCTTCCCAATCTCAGCTGTAACGAAACAAGGTGTTCGTGATTTACTGTTTGAAGTAGCGAACTTATTAGAAACAACACCAGAATTCCCGATGTACGATGTTGTTGATGAGTCTGAAGCAAGTGTAATGTACAAATTTGATGCTGAAGCTCTTAAATTTGAAATTACACGTGAAAGTGATGGCACGTTTGTTATCTCTGGTTACGATATTGAGAAGACATTCAAAATGACAGACTTCTCACGTGATGAATCTATACGTCGTTTCGCTCGTCAAATGCGCGGAATGGGTATTGATGAAGCGCTTCGTGCACGTGGTGCAAAAGACGGAGATATTGTAAAAATTCTTGAATATGAATTTGAATTTATCGATTAA
- a CDS encoding sporulation initiation phosphotransferase B: MNEKWTIIDALRHSRHDWLNRMQMVKGNLSLGKVEEIHSLIDRFVQEARQESNLMGLSMPLFSEWILTYNWKQQPCLLEYEVLGKLHNLSHLDETVCTWTNQFFSMLQHSLDVYVENYVCITIECDAENARFFFDFRGKLTSVEELQNWLANQNNKWYSISYTVRDEEVSVILQPIEKSVVK; the protein is encoded by the coding sequence ATGAATGAAAAATGGACAATTATAGATGCATTGCGCCATTCAAGACATGATTGGCTCAATCGTATGCAGATGGTGAAAGGAAACCTTTCCCTTGGAAAAGTGGAAGAAATTCATAGTCTCATCGATCGTTTTGTCCAAGAAGCGAGACAAGAATCCAATCTGATGGGGCTATCTATGCCTTTATTTTCAGAGTGGATTTTAACATATAATTGGAAACAGCAGCCGTGCTTATTGGAGTACGAAGTATTAGGGAAATTACATAACTTATCTCACTTAGATGAGACTGTATGTACATGGACGAATCAATTTTTCTCAATGCTTCAGCATAGTTTAGACGTATATGTTGAAAATTATGTTTGTATCACAATTGAATGTGACGCGGAGAATGCTCGTTTCTTTTTTGATTTTCGTGGTAAGCTAACGAGTGTAGAAGAACTACAGAATTGGCTTGCGAACCAAAACAATAAATGGTATTCCATTTCTTATACAGTAAGAGACGAAGAAGTCTCAGTTATATTACAACCAATTGAAAAAAGTGTGGTGAAATAA
- the rpmA gene encoding 50S ribosomal protein L27 has protein sequence MLRLDLQFFASKKGVGSTKNGRDSQSKRLGAKRADGQTVSGGSILYRQRGTKIYPGVNVGRGGDDTLYAKVDGVVRFERLGRDRKQVSVYPVAQEA, from the coding sequence ATGTTAAGATTAGATCTTCAGTTTTTCGCATCTAAGAAAGGTGTAGGTAGTACAAAGAACGGTCGTGACTCTCAGTCAAAACGTCTTGGTGCTAAACGCGCAGATGGTCAAACGGTTTCAGGTGGTTCAATTCTTTACCGTCAACGCGGTACAAAAATTTATCCAGGTGTTAACGTTGGTCGTGGTGGCGATGACACTTTATACGCGAAAGTTGACGGCGTAGTACGCTTTGAGCGTCTTGGCCGTGACCGCAAACAAGTGAGCGTATATCCTGTTGCTCAAGAAGCATAA